In Metopolophium dirhodum isolate CAU chromosome 5, ASM1992520v1, whole genome shotgun sequence, the sequence tacataattatattgaaatataggtatatgccatatattgttaaaaaatgtatatgataaGTGTTATGTATTTAGTTGGCATGGGGcttttttttaccatattttgatATCGGGGCTTTTTTTTCGAATACCCATGATGTACATCTATTGgcaattgaatattgataataacaaaTGTTAGGTTTTTGACATGTATGTATCACACCTCATACAATTCAACTGTATGAGGTATTCCATATGATAGCATGAAGTTACTAAGTAAGTATAGTTacttaacttataagttaataatgttaaaataatatcttgcatatcaatattattttttcattaccttTTGCTTATAATTAGAAGATGAATATCAATGGTCATTACATGAATTCATCAGTCCTGCCTTAAggttgtgtaatttttttttttaaagtagtaTATTTATCACAATCAATTTTGATACATTGATTTATCATTAGAGCTCAGATTTCGATGCTAATGCATCTTTTTTTCTGAAATACTTGACACTTGCAGGACGTAAATGtgtataaagtacaaactaagcTGACAATGAACTATTTAGGATTCATTTTTTAGGTAAATTTCAACCTATTTCTAGTAAGtagtaatattacaaaaaaaatgcaagataaatacacatattgtactaaaataatataggtaatctggtatttaaattaaagaattcaCAAATGTCTTGATTTTCGAAAAAGAAATTCCtaggaatttatatttttttagtattttaaattttaactttcttacatcataaatacatatttgaaagtacattttttaggggttttaaatgcatttttctaTATTCATAAGGGCATTTACATCCGAGCcctatttatcattgaatttaaatttaaaacatctattacagtgacccttTGAATGACTGGGTACATTTGAAATCTAATATATAGCAGAGCGCCTTCCtgggtttttatttaaaatgcaacAAATagcgaaataaaaataataatcatgtattatgtaattgtataataaaatgtacagatTAATAATTAAGCTATAGTGCGACCAGTTAACATGGGATCAACCGGTTTTAGACGGTTCTCTGGTCATTGTCTCAACTTGGTcgcactatattttattattattcatttgatAGATGAGGAGCCATACAATTAGTTGTATAACGCAAAAGTTGTAAATTTGTCATTAATGTGGTTAATCGTCTATAGTGTCGTTCACTGTATGCCATTAATCCTTGTAACTTTTCTTGATTAATAGTCAATTTTCCCATCATAATATCTTCCAgcagaatatttaaaacaagctgaaatacattttcaattatataattaaaattaaaccgtagacaaataaaaaatgttgctaAATACTTGTGCTGCAAGACAATATTTTCCATTGTTATTCCAATCAACTACATAATTCAAAAGTCTTTCTTTTTGTTCTTGATTGATATTTTGAAATACCATATATAAATCTTGCCCTTGGCCTTGTTTAGATAAAGCTACAAAAAAGGAatagttcaatatttattaataaaataaactttaaccACTTGATGTAAACAaactttgtattattttaagcgCGGTGTTTGGCCTTTCTAATGTGATGGACATTTTAAGTGCTGGTAACAATTGTTCATTTTGTAACAAGTTTTGTAATTGTTGGTCTTGTAACGCTTTAGTTTGGCTAGCAGCTGCTTCAGAAATTCTCACTTCTTCAGTACGATCATGCCAAACAACTAATCTTGAATCAGTTCCTCCAGTCACCATAATCGAACCATCATCCAcaacttgaaaaattatttttaagtaataactatagtaaCTAATAACACtcatcataaaacaaaaaatgtatttttcttactTGATAAGGCCCACACTTTAGAAGAATGTTTGTCAAGTGTAGCAATACATTCACTAGTTTTTAGACACCAAATTTTAACTAGCCCATCACCTCCACAACTAGCTACTTGAGTACCATGATTTAAAAAACCTCCTTTTAATACTGATGAATCATGACTCTCCAGTGTCTAAAATGTATtgggtataaatgtatacatttttaaaatgtatcaattataaattcattaatttttaaaatgtaaatattttttctttttaccttaAGACAAGAATAATCAGCCatagaccatatttttaaagtagTATCTGCTGATGATGATAACAGCACTTGATCTATAGGAGAAAAACGTACACACCATACCCCTCGCTTGTGGCCTCTGCATACTCCAAGAACTGATAAATCATTTGCAGACCATATctattcacaaaatatataaataatgctatttagtattttgtaataGTCATTTAGAAACCAATTGGCtattactttaattaatttatcctGAGAGCCAGTAGCAATTGTCTGATAGTTAGGTGCTAtgcaaatactatttatttctttttcgtGTCCAACTTCAGTTAATTTGACGCTCAAAATATGTGGTTCATCTTTTAAAaggcatttattaaaatattaataaaatattttttacagaataattattggttatttCTATTGATTTATACCACTTTTGAATGTTTTTGGGAGTTTCCAAAGTTTTAATGTAGTATCTGTACTGGCAGAGACAATAAACTCTAAAGATTTAGAAATGGCTACTGTATTTACTGCACCTGTATGGCGGGATCCAATAGCAACACATTTAGCTGTCCTgtttacattacaatataacCATACTCTAATGCAATGatcctaaatataaattatttacaataataaaatctgaaagataattaaattaatcagtTAATATCTTACTTTACTGCTGGATATTAGGAAGTTTTTATAAGAAACTAAACATAAGACTGTATCTGTATGGCCCTTTAGCCGTTTACAACAAACTCCCAGTTCAACTTTATCTATTTCACAATTGTCATcactttcaactttttttttatgccatggaaatatgtatatatcacAGCTGTTAATAGCCACAGCTAAACTACGACTGCATTCATTACCCAAAAGTGCAACATCAAGAATTTCATCGTTTGAACCAATcaactggaaaaaaaataatattaattttaaatttaaaaatattttaattaacaaaccGTTAGTTTAGAATGCTGAGGTCCAAAACTTTgtaatgtaattgtattatCAACATAACAAATCGCTAACGTAGACCGAGTttcattaaaaatcatattagttATGCTTTTTGTAGATTTTATAGATTGACTATCAGCATTAGATTCTTTAAAAATGGGAACATTATTTTTGACATCCCATATATGTAACCCgcctaaatattaaatattattaataattaacatagcatagttaataagttaaagaAATGTAGCAACCATTTTCTCCTCCAACAGCAACACAAACACCATTAGGAATGACatgagtattttttaattcattatccAAATCTTGAAGATAAAAGCCCTCTTCAGGTAATACTACCATTGTTTCCAAACAGTCATAAAGGGCTACCATTTTTAACTGTAATCTTGATTCTAGGTCCCATAAAATAACAACTTTGTCTCTGCcacaactttttaaaaaacaatattaatataataatataaaaattgaaaattaattattgtcttaCACGATTATTACCTTATAAGatattgttttttgtagaaTGCTATTTCTGTTACAGTACTAAAATGTccttgtaatttaaataaatgcttCCCATCATCACAACTCCATACATGGATTTCGCATTGCATATCAGCAGCAAACAGCCAAAATTCAGAATTTGGTTGTTGCAAAAATTTTAGGGCACTTATATTACCTTGGGCTCCATGCAATGCATATAAACAATGAGCTTTTTCTGATTTCCACAATCTTATAATAGAGTCAGTTCCTCCAGATGCAATTATTTGATCACTAGTAATTGCTAATTTCATAACAGGACCTTTATGAAGATGACGCCACGATTTGGTTAATTTTCtttctaaaaatcaaaatgtattaataattttactaaatatataattactaattgttattttacCATTCCAATCCCATGTGCATAATAAACCACTCTTGTGAGAAGTAATTAGATTTTTACTAGTCGGATCTAAAGTAAATGTAATTACAGAATCAGTGCACTCATCTTCTTCATCTTCTTCATCACCAGTTTTAACAGATCCAGTACGTTGAGGGATGGTATCAACTAATGTAGTTGTTTCAATATCTAATATTGATACTCGAGGACCACAttgacataataaattatgaccaTCTGGGGTCCACTAaagagtataaaaaaattatttatttaatgtattagtatttttagtatAGACAACATagataaaaacatttatgatggatattatattcttataatttatattttgtttcatgaGAAACTATTTAATTTCAAGTTGGTGCATTTAAGAAATAGTTTAGAAGTATTTTAATCCTAATATTTCcgagaatataaataaaaaacaattaaaatgaaGATGACAGTATTACTATACTCTGTTTCATGAGAGAATGTACACGTTTATTTGTCCGTTGCTACGCATCCCTCACCATTTTCGCCCGTTCGgttaaaattgttaactttTTGGCCGGAAGACGGCAACAACTCTCCGCATACGTAGTAGCCAGGCGGTAAATAGTTGGAGAAATTTGACCTCTACTGTCACCGACGTCAGTCGAATGCACGGATTGTGTACATTCTCTTGTGGAACAGAGTGTACATTTAACACagattacattttgaataaattacaaaatattaagattttgtcataaaaacataataatttattaaatgtaccaaattggtaataaaatgttaaagaatacaaaaaaaaaaaaacattctaaatataaaatatattgatgagacataatattgttctttttaaattatttaattaaaaactagattatttatattattaaaatgaaaatacaaattacttCAATATGACCTCCAGTATAAAATTCTTTCTGCACATATTCAGGTTTAAatctgtaatataaatataaataacataataaataatactgtatttttataatatcaaatattgtaattgaatgttttgtattcaactcttaaaagtttttatttgaatgtGGTTCCagtcttaattatatttaagtaattatgttatttttagaatattttaggtaagatgataatttatttgtcaAAATTGGACTAATTAAGTAACTAGTATATTAAGAAATGTGAGTAATGAGACCAACAAATTCTAataggtaattagtaattaataattagtgtttactgtttaaaCTTGTGGAAATAAGTAACCTActgcaataaaatatacagtaccTAATTTGGATTTAAATCAAATCATCTAtaagtaaaaagtaataatagtaaaatagttgtattgttgtaaaacaactatttgtttacaaaaattatgtCTAACAAACCAGTCAGACTAAGATGACTAACATGATACAACTACAAACCAACTTGGCATGCGCCATGCACATAAATACATAGTTAAATATTGACTGTAATcgtcatttaaaaatgtataatatagattgtaCAGAAAAACGAAACAGGACAAATCTAGTCGTATAAAACCGTCATAGTATAGACatctttaaatgtaaaatatattatataacttacatTTCTCTTAACTTAATTGACATATTTGTCAATCGTCGGTAATCGTCAACACGCTCAcacaggaaaataataaatataactgcaCTTATTTACTAAATTCATGAAAGTAAgaataaaaaacttttcaaattttagCACGTGTTCTAATTTGTGCGGCGTATCGTGCCTGTGCCATGATATTTATTGATTACTTTGATAGTTTGATAAgcgtttatcaatttatcataaatCGTTCGTTTGTTTTGCTACAATCTATGGTTATAATAAGATGGTTAATGGTTACTGTGTTTTATTAAATGAGCGCGCATAAAATGTTAGAAAATCGAAAATTATTCGTTcggaattatattttgttattaattatatttaactattccgtttaaaaattaaaacacacatttcggaattgaatttttattgaattatattatgactttGGAATAATAATtcgtttgaaatatattatgttggaaaTTGGAATTTGGAAACGTAATTTtatggataatatattttaggaaaaaatttaACGTTGAAACTGGAATAATATActgaacaatattttgttagaatcgtatttattcaaaaacttaTTTTCATAGAAATTTTTTCGATCCAATATGATACTTTACAACTATCAACGATCTAAGTATAATTTCCAAACGTACACGTTTTCTCGAAAATTCATTTccgacaaaatatattttcaaatttatacaaGTCAtccagatattataatattacaattcagaaaacatatttttggaatttttacttTCTGACAAATGATTTTCAATAAGACTTGCTTCAACCGAtgaagacattatattattatactatacaattttataaacgcATACCAAAAGGCAAAAGCAcagacattttgaaaaaatatttgactgattcattagatatttttttaaacagattCTTGTGTTTGTTACCACCGTTTgtggcagtaaaactgcttcgtttttcttcaacagtatcttgttcgatgggaaagtgaatctagttggtgcattcggatTTACACAATATTGCcgccataaataatataattcttatattatctatgattgcCACCCCtaggtaaatataaacttttattaatgagaaaacgtatttttaagtacttattataattactaaaaaaataaatcataaagaCTGATACTAAACAATAATTACTGTAGTTATATTCCTTATTCATAAATTGTTCTAATCtcagatatataaaatattttatatatctgtCGTTCTAATCAAGAAAATTGTTAAAGTATAATCTATCACCATTTTTTCGAATAAATTTGCTCtaccaattaattaatataattattgtatagatataattaGGTTCCATAAACAAACTATTGTGttccattaaatttaaattatattattataaaaacaataacaacaatcaaactaaaaaatgtataattaatatgagtttttattttttaaggttAGATCACTACCAAGGTGCTTCAAGTGTGCATTTGTGAACTCACTGGCACActggataataatattgttctatgctAAGGCACGTTCCGTAGGTACATAGAACATGGTAGGTATAAAGATAGATAAAccataaacaaattacaaaataacaattcACTAATTATTAACTAAGTCAATCTTCAGTCGTGTTTAACTTTTTCCTTATACTTGTTTGCCGGCTTTTCGGTATtcagtatttcagtatttatgATTTTCTGTTGACCAATTTCAATTAttcatttagtttaaacttaaaaacgtTGAAGTTGAACCTGAAAATTCAAAGTAGTCGTTGCCGCTGCTTTTAATATTACTACAAGGCacgaacttaaaatataatgggTGAAGACAAAGGTAGCGTTTAAATGATGATTATACGTGAATAGTTTAtgtttaatatgattaattgtatactaatgtaattttaatttgtaatttagaaACAGAACGTGACAGGGACCGAGGAGAACGTCAGAGAGAACGTGGGGAAAGAAGGCGACGTTCACGATCTAGGGACCGTGAACGTCATCGCAGACATCGATCAAGGAGTCGTGAAGGTCGTAAACGTAGTAGATCTAAGTCGCCTAAAAATAAGTCTAGACGTAGAAAGCCATCACTCTATTGGGATGTTCCGCCACCAGGTTTTGAACATATTGCACCTCTTCAATATAAAGCCATGCAaggtaagttattataattttcaattaaataggCAATTACATAGTTTaaagaatcaaattatattagtaaGTAGCTCATTATTGGCAAGTATATCACTTGTAGACATACCATATTGTAATtagatatacctattaaataaccTGTTATTAAGTTAATGTATTTGGGCATTgtcagaataaaatatttaaattattattcattttattttatgaaaatcttTTCCATATTTTAGGATATTTTAGATCGAAAtacagtaagtacctacataattgtaatatgttaattaaaatgataatagcaaggtaaaaatataatttatacatttcaagttatacatttgaataataaaagttttttctttatattattaatagtttttaaataatatatacctagatacatacgtatgtttaatatattggtaCAAACTATTACAAAATTGGTTTCCACTTCTCTCATCTTAGatggttaaaattatatgaacaatatttaataagttataaccatatattatctttaattgtGGTTATGACCTAGTggagtttttttcaaaaatagttttaacttaTAGCTTACaaccaattattaaatttaattattaatgccTAGATAAATgcttaattgtttattttatgatttaagtaataggtacaaaatactTCTTATTGCACTAGATATTAATAAGCTTTCtcagtaatttgtataatacattatgatatcTAATTTTAACAGTTGATTACCAAACAACAAATGCAAAGAGCAATGATTATGCTATAATTTGTATTTCCTAGTcagtttttatatacatttatacttacctatattataaaacctatttaagatgatattatcatttaacgtcaaagtttttatattaagaCTATAAAAGGTTTTAGAGACATAACTgctaactaaaaaatttaactccaATActgctaaataaaaaatatatacatgatcCTTATTGactagtttccatttttttaagcTTAAGTAAATTTACATAACAGTATAAATGTGTGATACATCCCTTCCaatacaaaaaatcattttatttttatattatgatttttaaaggttttatacttattatctaCCACTTGTTGgcactaaatataaatgtatacatcttaattataattatattattaataaaagtaagAAGAATACTTACATTTAAATAGACACttaaacataatgttatatattatgtactttatatGCCTACATTAAGAATGTTTGCCCTAATCATTCATGGGTCCCAAAAAGTAACAATTTTggcacattatttattatatatataatgataccaATTATAACTCTAcacaaatcatattttgttcagaaccgtttttaataatattattttttgaagggttagtaaaatgttcaaattaaaattatttgagtttgtttttgtttagcTGCTGGACAAATTCCTGCAAATACAATGCCAGATACCCCACAAACAGCTGTCCCAGTGGTTGGATCTACCATCACAAGACAAGCAAGACGATTGTATGTTGGAAACATACCATTTGGTGTTACTGAGGTATTATtgtcattacttattatttgtaCACTGTGTCTAAATGCCTGACCAACATTTACATGGCTATTTTCTAtaggtttattttaatataatattgtattgtaataaatcataatcattgTAATGAAAGTACTAAATATGGTGGTATTTCATTGTCACCGTATTCCATATGTCTGTGTtcagaattttaattttcttgttatttggtatattaaataatattgtttaggcAAAACAATTTCATTAGTCATCATTAATCATATTTGAATAacctattatatgtattgtgGTTGGTAAATAATTGGTTAGAAAATAACTGTGCCCACTAATAATATCTTTCGCATTAATTTCCTATTCTGGTTTAAAATCTATAAGCATTTGTTTTACTTGACTCAGTTACAATTAgatgtataaacatatacagGTAAAGATTTTTCCTCAATTGATTTTTGTCATCagataagttataacaaattagAAGCTTAAACATTTcactgttatttaaatattataatttctatacaaaattacattttctaataagttttttcaTGTATATGTtggtaaaaattgtttttcttgacCAAAacgcttgaaaatgtaattcagaATCCCCttgtagtatttttaaaaatatttataaatatcaaaagttGGTACATAGGaatagtttctttttttttaaattttttattatgtaattatttaagttgATATTATGATTCATGAAatcaaatatatacctaatatactatattgtgcCTAGATCATattatctgtatatataaaacagTAAGCTGACTGACTGATCTATCAATGCACTGCTCAAACCATTGGACGGTTTGTGCTGAAATCCACAATCCTACCTCAGGTAGATtgtctacctgataatatactgttcaCATAACCATATGCGAGTCTTACAGGCAACGCCACGCGgatggctaaaaattaaaatacaatatgattttgcttCCATAATATGCACAGCGAATTATACCCAAAAAGAGTTAATTAATCAACATATCAGctagtattagtatataatcttattctgaaataatatttaattgtattcagTTAATCAGCCTATGTAAGTTGTTGACACTTGTCAGGAATATATCTTATCTAACTGATCTTAGTTGGGCGTCTAAACACAGTGTTATTTGTATGTACtacaaatttacatatttttaatgttttttaggaTGAAATGATGGAATTCTTTAATCAGCAGATGCATTTGTCTGGATTAGCTCAAGCTGCTGGCAATCCCGTGCTTGCGTgtcaaattaatttagataaaaattttgCCTTTTTGGAGGTATATATACGTTGCATTTAATagaattatcaaatttaatgcaAATTACAATTCTATTGAAATATAGTTTAGGTCTATTGACGAAACTACTCAAGCAATGGCTTTTGATGGGATTAATTTCAAAGGACAGAGCTTGAAAATAAGACGTCCACATGATTATCAACCAACACCTGGAATGACGGAGAGTAATCCGGTGACAAACTATAATTCTGGAATGACATTAGACATGAGTAtggaaacttttattttattaaggatcaaaacataatttttattgtaatataatttgttatagtgAAATATGATTCCAGTTCATTTGGTCTTGGAACAGTTCCAGGTTTGTGTTATATCcttagataatattgtatattatttatgatgatacctattttataaataaataattttactcattaataattgttgttttgtaGATTCAccacacaaaatatttattggagGATTACCAGCATATCTTAATGATGAACAGGTAAGTCATTTGAGTAGTTACATATTTAGCCCTTTATTTTTAGCGTAATGGTCCATCATTAGCAGAGGTACATTAGGTCAATACCAAAACATGGAATGAGAAGAAGCAAAAtagtgctaattttttttttttaattttcagcaCATAAATTtcaggttttatttttgtttttttcagaaaatatattcttgttttgtgtattaaaatatagcaGTTTAGATTTGCAGGGATCTGGGGTATTTATTTAGGGTTGCCGTAAGAACATGGATTCTCCTTGCCAGCCTTTTATTGACTTTTCATTATGCTTGCGATACATTTACTTTTCTTTCTGTCTGAAAACAAATGTAagtaaaaagtgttaaaaaaaaacttttagaaaTTTCAATGAAACAGTCTAAAGCTAATAATTGTTCCTCTGCTATACCCCTTGCCCCTAGCTAGGGTACTTGGTTGAAAATGAAACTCTGATACAACTGCTTCCTCGGTCGCCTTGTCCAAATCGACATACAGGCAAGTGGTGTTTCGGAATATTACATtggtaattattgtttatgtttcaTAGGAACTAAACCGTTCTATATGTTTTCTTGAATAATGTGAACGCCTAATAAGAGTAAATCAAAAATCTTCTCGTTATGTAGTATTAAGCACAAAtgtatattcttaatattataaccagttaataatttctaataataataaataactaattttattaaaaaaaataatggttattcaatttcaagtatatatatttaaaaacgaatgaactgaaatttgttttagtaaataaattctgaaattattctataaatttgATTGGTggatt encodes:
- the LOC132945380 gene encoding transducin beta-like protein 3, with the protein product MSIKLREIFKPEYVQKEFYTGGHIEWTPDGHNLLCQCGPRVSILDIETTTLVDTIPQRTGSVKTGDEEDEEDECTDSVITFTLDPTSKNLITSHKSGLLCTWDWNERKLTKSWRHLHKGPVMKLAITSDQIIASGGTDSIIRLWKSEKAHCLYALHGAQGNISALKFLQQPNSEFWLFAADMQCEIHVWSCDDGKHLFKLQGHFSTVTEIAFYKKQYLISCGRDKVVILWDLESRLQLKMVALYDCLETMVVLPEEGFYLQDLDNELKNTHVIPNGVCVAVGGENGGLHIWDVKNNVPIFKESNADSQSIKSTKSITNMIFNETRSTLAICYVDNTITLQSFGPQHSKLTLIGSNDEILDVALLGNECSRSLAVAINSCDIYIFPWHKKKVESDDNCEIDKVELGVCCKRLKGHTDTVLCLVSYKNFLISSSKDHCIRVWLYCNVNRTAKCVAIGSRHTGAVNTVAISKSLEFIVSASTDTTLKLWKLPKTFKSDEPHILSVKLTEVGHEKEINSICIAPNYQTIATGSQDKLIKIWSANDLSVLGVCRGHKRGVWCVRFSPIDQVLLSSSADTTLKIWSMADYSCLKTLESHDSSVLKGGFLNHGTQVASCGGDGLVKIWCLKTSECIATLDKHSSKVWALSIVDDGSIMVTGGTDSRLVVWHDRTEEVRISEAAASQTKALQDQQLQNLLQNEQLLPALKMSITLERPNTALKIIQTLSKQGQGQDLYMVFQNINQEQKERLLNYVVDWNNNGKYCLAAQLVLNILLEDIMMGKLTINQEKLQGLMAYSERHYRRLTTLMTNLQLLRYTTNCMAPHLSNE
- the LOC132945088 gene encoding splicing factor U2AF 50 kDa subunit-like, which encodes MGEDKETERDRDRGERQRERGERRRRSRSRDRERHRRHRSRSREGRKRSRSKSPKNKSRRRKPSLYWDVPPPGFEHIAPLQYKAMQAAGQIPANTMPDTPQTAVPVVGSTITRQARRLYVGNIPFGVTEDEMMEFFNQQMHLSGLAQAAGNPVLACQINLDKNFAFLEFRSIDETTQAMAFDGINFKGQSLKIRRPHDYQPTPGMTESNPVTNYNSGMTLDMMKYDSSSFGLGTVPDSPHKIFIGGLPAYLNDEQVKELLTSFGQLKAFNLVKDAATGLSKGYAFCEYADVVMTDQAIAGLNGMQLGEKKLIVQRASIGAKNPGLGQVPVTIQVPGLTVVGTAGPPTEVLCLLNMVTPDELKDEEEYEDILEDIREECNKYGVVRSLEIPRPIEGIDVPGCGKVFIEFNAIPDCQKAQQALAGRKFNNRVVVTSFMEPDKYHRREF